From a single Oscarella lobularis chromosome 20, ooOscLobu1.1, whole genome shotgun sequence genomic region:
- the LOC136199263 gene encoding uncharacterized protein — MIAFSSECRRAFSLDPGTFELRPLNSSSSLANPEDQFLFHQAESQFLKMANFCCSRKQKVEVSLVELINNGLLNKRYEDKKMQFTYLQKNVGEEFVFHGTTNKAIEKIAKEGFKIGGVDVPVRTGTAYGTGVYVAQDPMTAMAYAEDSKRVILALVLKGNQGTDFWLGANNQIFVLKDSSQIVPRFCRGLLRKLKFDFQESGFEHNMKYLVRIVF; from the exons ATGATCGCTTTCTCTAGTGAATGTAGACGAGCATTTAGCTTGGATCCCGGCACGTTTGAGTTGAGGCCTCtgaattcttcgtcgtccttggCAAACCCAGAAGACCAGTTTCTGTTTCACCAAGCCGAGTCTCAG TTTCTAAAAATGGCCAATTTTTGCTGCAGTCGTAAGCAAAAGGTCGAAGTTTCACTAGTTGAACTGATCAATAATGGACTACTAAATAAACGTTACGAAGACAAAAAGATGCAATTCACCTATTTACAAAAGAACGTGGGAGAAGAGTTCGTTTTTCATGGCACAACAA ACAAGGCAATCGAAAAAATTGCCAAAGAGGGTTTCAAAATAGGAGGAGTGGATGTTCCAGTACGAACGGGAACGGCTTATGGCACAGGCGTTTA cGTTGCTCAAGATCCTATGACGGCGATGGCGTATGCAGAAGATTCGAAAAGAGTTATTTTGGCGCTAGTTCTAAAAGGCAACCAAGGAACAGACTTTTGGTTGGGAGCAAACAACCAGATATTTGTTCTGAAAGATTCGTCACAAATTGTTCCTAG GTTCTGCAGAGGGCTTCTCCGTAAACTGAAATTTGATTTCCAAGAGTCTGGTTTTGAACATAACATGAAATATTTAGTACGGATCGTATTTTAG